Within the Dialister hominis genome, the region TGTCCGCAAATCTTTAAACAATCTGCTGAATGATATCAAATCTCACAAATTGCTCGAGGATGTCGAATTCATGAAAATTGCAAAGGAACTTGGCAATGAGGTTGTTAATTTCATCAATACTGATTTAGCTGAATTGCAGAAATCTGCCGAAGAAAAAATCAGTGCAGCAGTTGATGAAAGAGAACTGCAGGATGCCAAAGTATTTTATCTTGGCAAGAAAGGAAAGCTGACCGCAATCCTTAAAAACATGAAAGACGTTCCCGCAGACCAGCGTCCGGTTATCGGCACTGCAGCGAATACAGTCAGGGCTGCTGTTGAATCTTTCATCGGTGAAAAGCAGGCACAGCTTAAGGCAAAGCGTCTCGAAAGCCAGATTAAAAATGAGACCGTTGATATTACACTGCCCGCCAGACACCATAAGGCCGGCCATGTCCATCCATTGGACAAAGCTTTGAGAAAGATCATGGAATCCTTTGTTCGTATGGGTTACTCTGTCGAAGAAGGACCGGAAATCGAATCGGATTATTATAACTTTGAATGCCTCAACCTGCCGAAAGATCATCCCGCCAGAGATATGCAGGATTCATTCTACATAACAAATGAAATTCTCTTAAGAACACACACTTCTCCGGTTCAGGCCCGCACCCTTAGAAGACATGAACCAAACTCTCCAATCAGAATGATTGCTCCTGGCAAAGTTTTCCGCTGGGATAATGATGCTACACATTCTCCTGTATTCCATCAGGTAGAAGGCTTAGTCGTCGATAAGGGCATCAGCTTTGCTGATTTGAAAGGAACACTGGAAATTTTCTTAAAGGATCTGTTTGGTTCCGATACAAAGATCAGATTCAGAGCCAGCTACTTCCCGTTCACAGAACCATCTGCTGAAGTCGACATCTCCTTTGCTTCCAGAACTCATGATGAGGGCGGAGATCCTGACTGGCTGGAAATTCTTGGCTGCGGCATGGTGCATCCTCAGGTATTGAGCCTTAACGGGTATGATCCGCAGCAGGTGAGCGGCTTTGCCTTCGGTATGGGTATTGAACGTATTGCCATGCTGCTTTACGGAATTGATGATCTTAGAAACTTCTATGAAAATGATGTAAGATTTTTGGAACAGTTCTAAGACAGAGAGGGGATATTAGAATGAATGTATCTTTAAAATGGCTGAGTACATTAGTTGATATAAAGGGCCTTGATGCTGAAGAAATGGCCGAAACTCTGACTATAGACGGAATACCGGTTGAACATGTCATTTATCCGGGAAAGAACCTCAGGGGCGTTGTAACCGGGGAAATACTCAGCGTTGACAAGCATCCTGATGCAGACCGCCTTTTAGTCTGCAAGGTCAATGTTGGAAGCGGCAAAACCGTTCAGATTGTTACCAGTGCACATAATGTTGAACCGGGACAGATTGTACCGGTCGCTCTGGATGGTGCACATGTGCCGGCAACTCATGATGCAAGCCAGCCTTCGGGTCTGAAATTTGGTGATACACTGATCAAGGCAGGAAAGCTCAGAGGTGTTGAATCTGCCGGAATGATGTGTTCCGCTGGTGAGATGGGCCTTGATTTGAATCTTTATCCTGAACTTAATAAGGAAGGTATTCTGATTCTTCCCAAGGATACACCTGTAGGGAATGATATTCATACCTTATTTGACTTGGATGACGTTGTTTATGAAATGGAACTGACTGCCAACAGAGCCGACTGCTTCAGTATGATAGGTATGGCGCTTGAAGTTGGTGCAATTTTCAACCGCAAGGTCACTTTGCGGGAAATCGCAGTCAGGGAAACGGGTCTCCCGATTGCTGGCCGCGCTTCCGTTCATATCAGTGATTCCAAATACTGCAAGCGTTTTTGCGGACGCCTCCTGGAAAATGTCACCATTACACGTTCTCCTGTGTGGATTGAAAACCGCCTGAGAAGCAACGGAATCAGGCCAATCAATAATGTGGTTGATGCGGCCAATTACGTTATGCTCGAAATCGGGCAGCCTCTTCATACGTATGATTATGACAAGATTGACGGCCATTCATTGACATGCCGTCATGCAGAAGAGGGAGAAAAGATAGTAACCCTCGATGAAAACGAGAGAATCTTATCCTCTTCCGATCTTGTTATTTCTGATGGAAGCAATACGGCTGCATGCATCGCCGGTGTCATGGGAGGACTGAATTCCGAAGTTACGGAATCGACGAAGAACGTCCTCCTGGAAGCAGCTGTTTTCGACAGCGCATCCATAAGACGTACTTCACGCCGCCTGGGCCTTCGTTCTGAAGCGTCCGGCCGTTACGAAAAGGGAATCAACCCTGCAAGAACGGAAATGGCCATTAATAGAATCTGCCAGCTTCTGGAAGAACAGGGAGCCTGCCAGGTTGCATCCGGAATGGTTGATGAATATCCGGTCAAAGCTGAGCCGCAGATCATCGTTACATCTGTAAGAAAAATCAATGAATATATCGGCATTGAAATTCCTGCTGAAAGAATCATCAATATCCTGACCAGCCTTCATTTCGATGTCAAGGAATCGGAAGGAACGCTTGCGGTCACTGTTCCTGATTTCAGGCTTGATCTTGAAGGAATGCCTGATCTGGCAGAAGAAGTGGCAAGAGTATACGGGTATGCGAATATTCCTAATAAGACCCCATGGAGTGCTATTAAGAAGGGCAGCATCTCAGATGAGCAGAAAGTTCTCTTCAATATCAGCGATACCTTGATTGCCGACGGAATGTCTCAGGTTGTAAATTACAGCTTCATGGATAAGAAGGAACTGAAAAAGCTCAACTATCCTGAAACGGATAAGGTTTACAACGCAATCAAGATCATGAATCCTATTTCAGAAGAATATCCTGATATGAGAACAACGCTGCTGCCAGGACTTCTTCACACTCTGGCTTACAATCTGGCACAGCATAATGAACAGATTTCTATCTTTGAACATGGACATGTTTATCAGCCAAAGTCGCTTCCATTAACAGAACTTCCTTATGAATATGCACTGGTTTCCGGTCTGCTTTGCGGTGGTCCTGAAGAAAAAGGATATCCAAACAGCAACAGGGAATATGATTTCTTTGATGTCAAGGGAATCATGGAAGATGTATTCAAGGCACTGAACATCAAGGGGTATGAAACTGTAAGGTCCACATATCCTGTATTCCATCCAGGTATTTCTGCGGACTTTGTCAAAGATGGAAAGGTAATCGCTTCTTTTGGCGCATTGCATCCTTCCGTGCTGGATCAGATGAATATAAAGAAAAAGGTTTTCGGTTTTGTCATTTCCATTCCGGAAGTCCTTGGCATTGTCGATGAGGTCATAGATTATCATAAGATTCCTAAATTCCCATCCTCGACAAGAGATCTGTCAATGATGGTTCCGACGCAGTACATGAATATTGATGTAGAAAAGATCATTCATGATGCAGCAGGAGATAATCTGGAATCCCTGTATCTGTTCGATCTGTATCAGGGAGAACAGGTTAAGGAAGGCTTCAAGAGCATGGCCTACAAACTGTCTTTCCGCGCAGCAGACAGAACCCTTACCGATGCAGAAGTGGATCAGTGGGTGAACAATATTGTCAATGCACTTGCAAAGGCAGGAATTAATTTAAGAGCGTAACACCAATAAAAAAGGAGCACATGCCGAAAAGGCAGTGCTCTTTTTTTAATTGGTATGGATCCTGATAAACGAATATATTGAACCGCAGAAGTTATTCCGGCCCAAGTCCGCCTCTCTTTTCATTCCGGTGGACAATGTAGCTGGCTACTTTCTTTCCGGCAGCCGACATCTGATGTCCTGTATTTTTGAACTTATGCATCGTTGTCGATTTCGAATGGATATTAGGCTTCATATCAGGATTTATATTTCCTCTCTTGACTGAGGTTGCCCTGATTTTCTCCGGATGGAAATAGTTTCTGAGCATCACCATGGTCCGGGTCGGTTTTAAATCTGCATCAAAGCTGTAAATATCCACGGCTGCATAACAAAGCTGCGGGTAAGCATGTACGCAGATATGAGATTTATCTCCGTAAGCAGCAATGATTACCTCATCTTCGCTTTCATGGCAGAAGTTTTCTTTTAATGTCATTCCGATTTTTTCAGCAGCATCAATCATGGCTGCAAGCAGATCTGGTGACGAATCTATAGAAGAAGGTCTGCATCCATAGCAGTCAACCAGCAAATGCTTTCCGATATAATTATCCATATACATATCCCTCTATACAATGAATTGATTTTCTTTATTAAATTATAACAGAATATCCGATTTCATGCATTTATTTTGCAATTGTTTGCATTATCAAGAGCGTTAAACGGACGAAAGCAGAAAATCCTGACTGAAAACTTAATAAAATTTCAGGAAAGTGATCCGTAAAAAGAATTTTTATACAGAAATCATTGACCTTATTCACTAAATGCTTTAAAATTTATAATAAATATTCATAGGATTTAAAGTATGTCTATTCATTTGCAGGGATCTCATCTTGAACCGATGACTGAAGACTCCTGCAAAGGAAGCAATAGGAAAGGTAGATATAATGAAAAGATATAGAATAATGAAGATAAAGGAAATCATACAGAATCAGGTCATTGAAACGCAGGAAGAATTGGCCGCTGCTTTGAAAAAAGAGGGGATCGTAGTTACACAGGCAACTGTATCCAGAGATATCAAGGAGCTTATGCTGATTAAGGTTCCCTACAAGGACAGGCATTACAGATACGCTTTATCTGATGAAAAGCAAAATGTCATGCCCAAGAACCACACAGCCATGTTGTTTCAGCAGGCAGTCACAAAGATTGACAGCAGCATGAATCTTGTCGTTTTACACACGATTCCCGGTTCCGCATCGGCAGTTGCATTTGCTATCGATCATGCCAATTCTGATGTGGTTATAGGAACGCTGGCCGGGGACGATACGATTCTGATCATTTTGAAGAGCCCGGAAGACGTTCCTGTCTTTCTTGAACATATTCAAGGACTCTTAAAGTCATAAAAGTGAGGCGGTGAACAATGCTTCAAAGTCTTCATATCATTAACTTTGCAATCATTAAAGATACTGTTCTTGATCCGGCATCCGGCGTGACAATCTGCACGGGCGAGACCGGATCGGGAAAGTCTATCGTTATTGATGCACTGGCAGTTTTAATGGGAAGGCGTGCAAAGACTGATTTCATACGTACGGGAGCCGATTACTTCAAAATTGAAGGTGTGTTTTATGTAGATGACACTATCATCGAAGATCTTCAGAAGGAAGGGATCGATACCGACGGCAATCAGCTTATTTTATCCAGAAGACTCAATAGGAATGGAAGAGGCATATGCACAATTAATGGCAATTTCTGTACGGTTCGCCAGCTGCAGAGTCTGGGAAGCAAGCTCGTGAGGCTTCACGAGCAAAATGATAATATGGAACTTCTGTCGATCCCGTTTTGCGAAAGAATGGTGGATACAGGTACTCCGGATGTCATAGCATCATATAAGAAATACCGGGAACTATACAAAGAATGGAAAAAATTAAAAGATGATCTCGATGATTATAAGTTAAGGAAACAGGAGAGAGAACGCAGGCTTGATACCCTGGAATGGGAACTCAACCAAATCAATGCAGCAAATCTCCATGAGGGAGAGGATGAAGAGGTAACCAGCAAGCTAAATATCCTCCAGAATCATGAGAAGATCCTGAGGGCATTGCAGGGAGCACTGGATATTATCACAGCTGATAATGGGGTACAGGATTGTATAGCAAAAGCGGTCAAGGAGGTATCCATTGCCTCTTCCTATGACAACTCCATTGCATCACTCTCGGAATCCTTGGATTCAGCAGCATATTCTCTGGAAGACGCAATTACGGGAATTGAATCATACTTGTCAGGCAGTGATTTCTCCGAGGAGGAACTTAGCGGGCTTCAGGAAAGAAATGAAGTTATTCTTGAAATGAAGAAAAAATTTGGCCCTGCCATTAAGGATGTAATCGCATATGAAGCCAATGCAAAGGCAGAGTATGACTCCCTCAAGGAAATTATTTATGATAATGACAGTATGCGGGAAAAATTCAGCGTATTGACGAAGATGGTTATGCAGGCAGCAGAATCATTGAATCACTTAAGACAGGTTTCCTCCGCCAGAATCCTGAACCGTGTAGTCGATATCTTGAAAGATATGGGTATGAATAATGCCAGGATGGAGCTGCACCTCGTACCTGCGAAAGAACCAGTTCCCAACGGTGCTCTTGAAATGGAATTTTATTTTTCCGCCAATACGGGCGAACCTTTAAGAAGCATGAAGGATACAGCGTCCGGCGGCGAAATATCCAGAATTGCGTTAGCCATTGAAATGGTGATTTCCAACCTCTTGAAAAGACAGACACTGATATTTGATGAAATTGATGTGGGCATCAGCGGGCGTGTTGCTATTCAGGTCGCGAAGAAAATCGGAATTCTATCCAAATCTCTGCAGATCTTATGTATTACGCATCTTCCCCAGACCGCATGCATTGCGGATAAGCATTATAAAATTGCTAAGAAAGTCATTGACGGGCATACTTTTGCTGAGGCAGACCTCCTTAATGAAAGCCAGCATCTGAATGCCATTGCTCTGATGATTTCCGGCACCTATGATTCGGCAAGCGCCTTAGAGTCTGCCAGAGAAATGGAAAAAAGCGTCAAAAACGGTTAATAAAAAAGGAGACCAGTTTCAAATGCGGTCTCCTTTTCTGCTGCAGATTTTTATTTATTTATATAGACGGTCGAGATATCCGTACCTTCGGATACATTGCTTCCCTTAGCCTGCACGGGAACGGAAGCGGATTCGGCTTTTGCTTTCTGCTGTTCCTGAGCTTCTTTCAATTTTCTGGCAGCTTCCTGCTCTTCTTTAAGTCTCTTGGCTGCCTGCGTCATATAGACGGGGTATATAGGATTCGGAGAGACTTTTGCATCAATTTCAAACAGGCGGTTCCATGGGAAATCTGCTGAAACGGTGGCCGGATTCAATCCTAATTTTCTCTTCGCAAAATCCTGGACTTCAGCTATCATTTCTTCCTTGATATCCGGGGTAGGGATATAGTTTGTATGCTGAGATTCACACATTCTGGTTATATCCTTGCGGATATTTGCCTGATAAGCCCAGTTGTCGAGATATTGCTCGGTAAGCATATCTTTATGATCCTGCGCGGACATGTCAGGAGCCAGGATAGCCTGTGCGATGGCAAATCCGATTGTATTCGACGCAGTATTCCATCCGTCATAGGCAGCTACTTTGTAGAGAATGTCATGCTTCTGCATAAGCTTCATTAAAGTATTATCGGAGCCGTTTGCAAAGTAAACATCAACCATGGCAACCGGGATTCCGCGATCGATAATGCTGTCGACCTGGTTCATGAAATCTGTTGTGCTTTGTTTCATCATGCCGTAGTTGCTGAATGTTCCGGATTCTCCAGTCGAAACAAGAGGCGTATTAACGGCAAGCATAATATCCGGTGTGTTCTTTTTGATAATCGTTCCGCCGGCCGCAATGACATGTTCTTCTATCGTCTTTCCAATCGGCTGATTCTCATAACTTGGAACCGTATCTTCTTCACGGCCTAAAGGATAGATTACAGAAAATGTCGGCTTCAGGTGATTGGCATCATTGTGGTATCTGGCAATTAAAAGCAGGGCCAGCTGATCGGCGCCTGGGAAGGAACCGTAAATTTTAGGGGAGAGTCCCTTCGCATCCTTGGTCAGGTATCTGGACTCCAGAGCGGACTGAGAGTTCTTGCTGTTATCATCATGTCCTTTGCAGAAGTACGCAAAAACACCTTCCCGTGTATCTTCGATCAGTTTCCTGTTGATGATTGTATTTTTAGTTCTTCTTTTATACCAGTCCTGAAGGTATTCTGAAGGGACAGAGAGTTTCAAAGAAAGAAGCTCAGCAGTTTCAGCATTGGAGATCGTCCCGATATCCATTTTGTCCTGCAGAGCAGAAATTCTGTATAATGATGTCCCGTAGCTGGTATAGTAATAGGGCTCTACTCCTCCGCTGGAAGCATAAGGAGTTCTCATAATTGTACCGAATGCATAAATCGGAACACTCGGGAATCTTCTGTGAAGTGTGCGGATTCGGTCAGCTCTGTTCTCCAAAGTCTCAAGTGATTCATTATGTTTTCTGGAATCAACGAGTCCTCCGTAAATCAAGGTATCAGTGGAGAGGATGGCAGCATCTGCTTTGCCTATGTTCCTGTCTACCCATTGCCAGATAAGATCGGGGCTTCCCTGATAATTTTTCCCGGACAGATATGCGTCCGGAGGCGTAAGGACCGTATAGCCTGCCTTTGTTGCTGTTGAAACTGTATAAGATAAGCTTACGGGACGGTTATCCTGAGGAACCAGAAGCAGGGTCTTGGCATCGGAAGATAGAATCCCGCCTGCAATGAAAAGAGCAGAGGCCAATACGAATAGTTTTCTTTTCAGTACCAAGTTAAAATCCTCCATAGTTAAAAGTTATTTTAAATATTATATCACGTACAGGATAAGTAATAAATTTTCCGTGCAATAGAAAAAGCAGAATTAGAAAAAGCAGAATTTTCCCGAAAAAGATAATTCTGCTTTAATTTCTGGCGGAGCAGGTGGGATTCGAACCCACGGGCCGCGAACGGCTAACGGATTTCGAGTCCGCCTCGTTATGACCACTTCGATACTGCTCCATATTAAGTTAATGGCTCTCCCGGCTCAATAAAAAGAACTTGTCCATCAGTTCTTTGCACTCATTGAATCTGACTCCGGCAGTAATGGAGAGATTATGGTTGAGTGCCTGAGACTGCCCGATCTGAAAGATGGAATTAATCCCACCATACTGCATATTAGGAGCTCCGTACACAAGTCTTGATATACGGGAACCCATAATTGCACCGGCGCACATAGGGCATGGCTCTATGGTAACATAAAGAGAACAACCCGTCAAACGCCAGCGGGACAGGAATTTTGAGGCACTTTTTATTACCTGTATCTCGGCATGGCCCGAGGGATCATTCATCGTTTCTTTGGTGTTATGGCCTATGGCAATGACAAAATCGTCAAGGGTCAGGACAGCACCGATTGGAACTTCTCCTGCGGACAATCCCTTCAGCCCTTCTTTAATGGCTAGATTCATATATTTTGTGTCATCCATTATAACCTCTGTTATAGAGCATTCGTAAATAACAATACTTTCTGTATTTTGCTAATCATAATTCGGGAGTGTAAAATAGTTTGTGTAAATCGGTATTGCATGAATCTACTTTATGCCCCATACTGGGGTAAACAAAGATAAGGACGGTAACAGAATGGCAAAGTGTAAAACTCCACCAACTACCCCAGGCGAGCAGATTGCTCAGCAAATCCTCAACAACTACGACATCAAGAGCGCGGAAGACGTACAGGACGTCCTGAAGCAGATTTTTGGCCCCATTTTTGAGTCCATGCTCAAAGGTGAGATGGAAAATCATCTCGGCCATAAGAAGCATGAGCGCTCCGAAGACGGTGACAATGTCCGGAACGGCTATTCATCCAAGACGCTCAAGACCTCTCTGGGCGAGGTTCCTATCCGCGTCCCTAGGGATCGCCAGAGTACGTTTGAACCGCAGATCATCAAGAAGCACCAGCGCGACGTTTCGTCCATCGAGGGCAAGGTACTGTCGATGTATGCCCGTGGCATGAGCCAACGCGACATCGCTGCAACCATCGAAGACATCTACGGCTTCCAGATGTCACATGAACAGATCTCCACCATCACAGGCTGCGTCATGGAAGAGGTCGAGGCATGGCGGAATCGTCCGCTCCAGTCGTTCTATCCATTTGCTTTCGTCGACTGCATCTACGTATCGCTGCGCACGGAGTATGGCGTCCAGCAGGTGGCCGTCTATGTCATGCTTGCCTATGACGTCAACGGCTGCAAGGATGTCCTTGGCCTCTGGATCAACGAGACGGAGAGCAAGCATGACTGGATGCAGATCTTCGACGAGCTGCGGGCTCGCGGCGTTAAGGATCTTGGCATCCTGTCCATGGATGGCGTGAGCGGATTGGAGGAAGGCGCCAAGGCTGTATTCCCGCATGCCACGGTTCAGCGCTGCATCGTACACCTCATCCGCAATTCCATCCGCTACATCCCACGCAAGCAGTGGAGTGCATTCACGAAGCAGCTGAAGCTCATCTATGGTGCCATCAACGTCAAGCAGGCCCGTCAGGAATTCGAGAAGTTCAAGACCGACTGGCAGGCTTATCCAGGCGCGGTCAGCGTATGGGAAAACAATTTCTCACACGTCGAGCAGCTCTATAACTATGGCAGTGCCGTGCGCAAGATCATGTACACGACCAATGCCATCGAGAGCGTCAACTCTAGCTTCCGCAAGGTGACCAAGAAAGGCGCTTTCCCCAACGAGGATGCAGTCTTCAAGATTTTCTACCTACGCATCCAAGAGCTCTATAAAAAATGGAAAGGTCGTCACGTCGCAAGCTGGGCGATGGTCCGGAACCAGCTGCTCATGGACGACAGGATGTCTCAGCTTATGCAGCAATACGATGTTGCTTATTGAATCGATTTACACAAAACTCTTGACACACCCCATAATTCTATAGTATGTAATATGGAAATAAATTACAAGTTAGTGTAGAATAAAAAAGAGATTTATATTTTAATTGGAGGGTAATTATAAATGGCAGAAGAAATCAGAGTGAACGGAAAAGCTGGCAAATTTGAACAGTACACACAGGAAAAGAACATGAATTTCTTCAATAAGAATGAACTTCATGATGAAGCAGGCACTGTTGTTTTCCAGTCTAACATTAAAGTAGAAGGCCAGACAATCCCTGTAGGAATCATTACCGATAACACGATTTATACGATTATCCGTGTTCAGGTAGGAAGCGGACTTGTAAAAGAAGGAAATAAGGCAAAATTCCTGGAATACATCAACAACCTGAACAGAAGCTATAAAGTATTCAAGTATGTGGCAGCTGAAGATGGTTCTTTGTTCCTTGATGCATGCCTGCCAAGCACAAATGAAAGCTTTGATGCTGACATCGTGCGCGTTGTCCTTGATGTTATTGTTGACCATTTGACACAGGAATACAAAAATATCATGAAGGAAGCTTGGGAATAAAAGAATAAGCTTATCAATGAAGGACCCCGGGGGAAGCGGGGTCTTTTATTATGCCGTTTTAATTTTGAGAATGATAATAAAAAATAGAAATTGAGAATAAAAGGTGATAGAATAAAAAGGAATATACTTGAACTGAGGAAATCATATGAATACGGATAAATACAAGTGGCATATTCTAAATTCCTTAAATAAGACGGAAACAGGAGTGCCTGAATTTTCCAAAAAATATAATATAACTGAAGAACTAGCTAAGATACTGATGAATCGCGGAATAGATGATGAGTCTAAGTTATCCCACTACCTATTTGATTCTGCTGCAGATCTGGGAGATCCATTCCTGATGAAGGGAATGCCTGAAGCAGTCGACAGGATTCTGCGCGCGATAGATGGCAGGGAGAAAATCGTTATTTATGGCGATTATGATGTGGACGGGATTACCTCGACATCGATTCTATACCGGGGGCTTAAGAGCCTTAAGGCCGATGTCGGCTTCTATATTCCTCATAGGGAATCTGAAGGATACGGGCTTAACGCGAAAGCTGTCGAAAAATTAGCCAATGATGGCTTTAAGCTGTTAATTACAGTGGACTGCGGGATCAGCTCGGCAGACCTGATCAAGGAATTCCAGGGGAAGATAGATATCATAGTTACCGATCATCACACGCCTCCGGAAAATCTTCCGCAGTGCATTGCGGTTTTGAATCCTCACCAGTCTGACTGCGGTTATCCATATAAAGAATTGGCGGGATGCGGCGTCGCATTTACTCTTTGCAGAGGACTCATGCTGAAAAAATATGGAGTCAGTTATACAGATAATATAGAACTGGCCGCTCTTGGCACTATAGCTGATGTAGTATCCCTGACAGGGGAGAATCGGATTATAGTTAAAGAAGGCATGAAAAGATTCTTGTCCACTCCGGTAAAGGGGCTTTTTGCTTTAATTCAGGCTGCCGGGCTTATAAAGGATACGACACAAAGCATTACTCATGCGGATCAGATTTCTTTCGGCCTTGCACCACGCCTCAATGCGGCCGGGAGAATATCGCATGCCAAAGAAGGCGTCGAGCTCATGATCACAGATTCGACGCAGGAAGCACAGCAGCTGGCTGAAAGGCTGTGCAGTACAAATGTCACGAGACGGGAAATAGAAAAAGACATCTGCACGCAGGCGGAAGAACGTATAAAACAATTAGGCATTGAAAAAGACATGGCGATCGTTGTAGACGGTCCTAATTGGCATCCGGGCGTTATCGGAATTGTAGCTTCCCGTATCCTGGATGAACTCCATCGCCCGGTTCTGGTGATTACTGTTAATGACGGGATCGGTAAAGGATCCTGCAGAAGTATACCGGCATTTAATATTTATGAAGCCCTCGCAGCGCAGTCAGATCTTCTGATCCAATTCGGAGGCCACAAAATGGCAGCCGGCTTTTCTATCAAGGCTGAGAATATTGAAGAGTTCCGGAAGCGGATGAATGAGTACGCAAAGGAACATCTGACAGAAGAAGACTGCATACCGGTTTTGGATATTGAAGAAGTGATTCCGGTAGAAAAATTAACGGTAGATTTCGTTAAGTCATTAGACTTATTGGAACCATGCGGCTGCGATAACCCAAAGCCTTTATTTGCTT harbors:
- the pheS gene encoding phenylalanine--tRNA ligase subunit alpha, with amino-acid sequence MNTDLAELQKSAEEKISAAVDERELQDAKVFYLGKKGKLTAILKNMKDVPADQRPVIGTAANTVRAAVESFIGEKQAQLKAKRLESQIKNETVDITLPARHHKAGHVHPLDKALRKIMESFVRMGYSVEEGPEIESDYYNFECLNLPKDHPARDMQDSFYITNEILLRTHTSPVQARTLRRHEPNSPIRMIAPGKVFRWDNDATHSPVFHQVEGLVVDKGISFADLKGTLEIFLKDLFGSDTKIRFRASYFPFTEPSAEVDISFASRTHDEGGDPDWLEILGCGMVHPQVLSLNGYDPQQVSGFAFGMGIERIAMLLYGIDDLRNFYENDVRFLEQF
- the pheT gene encoding phenylalanine--tRNA ligase subunit beta translates to MNVSLKWLSTLVDIKGLDAEEMAETLTIDGIPVEHVIYPGKNLRGVVTGEILSVDKHPDADRLLVCKVNVGSGKTVQIVTSAHNVEPGQIVPVALDGAHVPATHDASQPSGLKFGDTLIKAGKLRGVESAGMMCSAGEMGLDLNLYPELNKEGILILPKDTPVGNDIHTLFDLDDVVYEMELTANRADCFSMIGMALEVGAIFNRKVTLREIAVRETGLPIAGRASVHISDSKYCKRFCGRLLENVTITRSPVWIENRLRSNGIRPINNVVDAANYVMLEIGQPLHTYDYDKIDGHSLTCRHAEEGEKIVTLDENERILSSSDLVISDGSNTAACIAGVMGGLNSEVTESTKNVLLEAAVFDSASIRRTSRRLGLRSEASGRYEKGINPARTEMAINRICQLLEEQGACQVASGMVDEYPVKAEPQIIVTSVRKINEYIGIEIPAERIINILTSLHFDVKESEGTLAVTVPDFRLDLEGMPDLAEEVARVYGYANIPNKTPWSAIKKGSISDEQKVLFNISDTLIADGMSQVVNYSFMDKKELKKLNYPETDKVYNAIKIMNPISEEYPDMRTTLLPGLLHTLAYNLAQHNEQISIFEHGHVYQPKSLPLTELPYEYALVSGLLCGGPEEKGYPNSNREYDFFDVKGIMEDVFKALNIKGYETVRSTYPVFHPGISADFVKDGKVIASFGALHPSVLDQMNIKKKVFGFVISIPEVLGIVDEVIDYHKIPKFPSSTRDLSMMVPTQYMNIDVEKIIHDAAGDNLESLYLFDLYQGEQVKEGFKSMAYKLSFRAADRTLTDAEVDQWVNNIVNALAKAGINLRA
- a CDS encoding S-adenosylmethionine decarboxylase family protein, which produces MDNYIGKHLLVDCYGCRPSSIDSSPDLLAAMIDAAEKIGMTLKENFCHESEDEVIIAAYGDKSHICVHAYPQLCYAAVDIYSFDADLKPTRTMVMLRNYFHPEKIRATSVKRGNINPDMKPNIHSKSTTMHKFKNTGHQMSAAGKKVASYIVHRNEKRGGLGPE
- the argR gene encoding arginine repressor; its protein translation is MKRYRIMKIKEIIQNQVIETQEELAAALKKEGIVVTQATVSRDIKELMLIKVPYKDRHYRYALSDEKQNVMPKNHTAMLFQQAVTKIDSSMNLVVLHTIPGSASAVAFAIDHANSDVVIGTLAGDDTILIILKSPEDVPVFLEHIQGLLKS
- the recN gene encoding DNA repair protein RecN gives rise to the protein MLQSLHIINFAIIKDTVLDPASGVTICTGETGSGKSIVIDALAVLMGRRAKTDFIRTGADYFKIEGVFYVDDTIIEDLQKEGIDTDGNQLILSRRLNRNGRGICTINGNFCTVRQLQSLGSKLVRLHEQNDNMELLSIPFCERMVDTGTPDVIASYKKYRELYKEWKKLKDDLDDYKLRKQERERRLDTLEWELNQINAANLHEGEDEEVTSKLNILQNHEKILRALQGALDIITADNGVQDCIAKAVKEVSIASSYDNSIASLSESLDSAAYSLEDAITGIESYLSGSDFSEEELSGLQERNEVILEMKKKFGPAIKDVIAYEANAKAEYDSLKEIIYDNDSMREKFSVLTKMVMQAAESLNHLRQVSSARILNRVVDILKDMGMNNARMELHLVPAKEPVPNGALEMEFYFSANTGEPLRSMKDTASGGEISRIALAIEMVISNLLKRQTLIFDEIDVGISGRVAIQVAKKIGILSKSLQILCITHLPQTACIADKHYKIAKKVIDGHTFAEADLLNESQHLNAIALMISGTYDSASALESAREMEKSVKNG
- a CDS encoding DUF4127 family protein produces the protein MVLKRKLFVLASALFIAGGILSSDAKTLLLVPQDNRPVSLSYTVSTATKAGYTVLTPPDAYLSGKNYQGSPDLIWQWVDRNIGKADAAILSTDTLIYGGLVDSRKHNESLETLENRADRIRTLHRRFPSVPIYAFGTIMRTPYASSGGVEPYYYTSYGTSLYRISALQDKMDIGTISNAETAELLSLKLSVPSEYLQDWYKRRTKNTIINRKLIEDTREGVFAYFCKGHDDNSKNSQSALESRYLTKDAKGLSPKIYGSFPGADQLALLLIARYHNDANHLKPTFSVIYPLGREEDTVPSYENQPIGKTIEEHVIAAGGTIIKKNTPDIMLAVNTPLVSTGESGTFSNYGMMKQSTTDFMNQVDSIIDRGIPVAMVDVYFANGSDNTLMKLMQKHDILYKVAAYDGWNTASNTIGFAIAQAILAPDMSAQDHKDMLTEQYLDNWAYQANIRKDITRMCESQHTNYIPTPDIKEEMIAEVQDFAKRKLGLNPATVSADFPWNRLFEIDAKVSPNPIYPVYMTQAAKRLKEEQEAARKLKEAQEQQKAKAESASVPVQAKGSNVSEGTDISTVYINK
- a CDS encoding nucleoside deaminase, whose amino-acid sequence is MNLAIKEGLKGLSAGEVPIGAVLTLDDFVIAIGHNTKETMNDPSGHAEIQVIKSASKFLSRWRLTGCSLYVTIEPCPMCAGAIMGSRISRLVYGAPNMQYGGINSIFQIGQSQALNHNLSITAGVRFNECKELMDKFFLLSRESH